One genomic region from Terasakiella sp. SH-1 encodes:
- a CDS encoding U32 family peptidase C-terminal domain-containing protein: MSTSDLPVVTRPERSELLMPAGSLTKLKTAILYGADAVYAGTPDLSLRTQSSFTLEELIEGVKFVHDHGKRIYLTLNLFTHNSDIEKLPLFIETIRKVKPDGVIIADPGVFQFVRQHAPELEAHVSTQANVCSWLTVDFWRNQGASLVVLARETSFEELAEIREKQPDIKLEAFVQGSMCMTYSGRCLLSNFMSERGANQGNCAHSCRWKYKLHLKLKDGTDKAIEITDQNADLFEFLMEEQYRPGELFPIEEDNFGSYILNSKDLCLMPVLPEYLKLGVDSLKVEGRNKSEYYAAITARAYRLAIDDWYKDPEGWDPDPYLRELYTLQNRGFTMGFHEGRLTSVAHNYDRTKPVGGWQYGGIITDWDGDDMIFEIRNFILPGDVIEFLPPKEIEPIRLRLYEFIDAKTGDVTEKVNPGQGKAIRIPISVFDQEDPEELKKRIPALTVARRETPMSEEERVSRLSEIRAQELERGLISEEEYRAIMDDPELLGKRISMKANTGHRAPKQGLDSCCGKGCNGCLMFWQDEKYAKAREKMKEKKIGEMLEEKVS; the protein is encoded by the coding sequence ATGAGTACGTCAGATTTGCCAGTGGTCACACGACCGGAACGTTCCGAACTGTTGATGCCTGCGGGCTCATTGACCAAACTGAAAACAGCCATCCTTTATGGGGCCGATGCGGTTTATGCCGGCACACCGGACCTGTCGCTGCGCACTCAGTCTTCCTTTACACTGGAAGAACTGATCGAAGGGGTGAAATTTGTTCATGATCATGGCAAGCGTATTTATCTGACACTCAACCTTTTCACCCATAACAGCGACATTGAAAAGCTGCCCCTGTTTATTGAAACCATCCGTAAAGTCAAACCGGACGGTGTTATCATTGCTGACCCGGGTGTTTTCCAGTTTGTACGCCAACATGCCCCGGAACTGGAAGCCCATGTGTCCACACAAGCCAACGTCTGTTCCTGGCTAACCGTTGATTTCTGGCGCAACCAAGGGGCCTCCCTTGTGGTGCTGGCACGTGAAACCAGTTTTGAAGAACTGGCTGAAATTCGCGAAAAGCAACCCGATATCAAGCTGGAAGCCTTTGTTCAGGGGTCCATGTGTATGACCTATTCCGGTCGTTGCCTGCTCTCCAATTTCATGTCGGAACGCGGGGCCAACCAGGGTAATTGCGCCCATTCATGTCGCTGGAAATATAAGCTGCATCTCAAGCTGAAAGACGGCACCGACAAGGCGATTGAAATCACTGACCAAAATGCTGATCTGTTTGAATTTCTGATGGAAGAACAATATCGCCCCGGCGAACTTTTCCCCATCGAAGAAGATAATTTTGGCTCTTACATTCTGAACTCCAAAGACCTGTGCTTGATGCCGGTCTTACCGGAATATCTTAAACTCGGTGTGGACAGCCTGAAAGTTGAAGGGCGCAACAAGTCTGAATATTACGCCGCCATCACTGCGCGCGCTTATCGCCTTGCCATTGATGACTGGTATAAAGACCCGGAAGGCTGGGACCCGGACCCTTATTTGCGTGAACTGTACACCCTGCAAAACCGGGGCTTCACCATGGGCTTCCATGAAGGCCGCTTGACCTCTGTTGCACACAATTATGACCGCACAAAACCTGTTGGTGGCTGGCAGTATGGCGGTATCATTACTGATTGGGATGGTGATGATATGATCTTTGAAATTCGAAACTTCATCCTGCCCGGTGATGTGATCGAATTTTTGCCGCCCAAAGAGATTGAGCCGATCCGCCTGCGTCTTTATGAATTCATTGATGCCAAGACAGGTGATGTGACGGAAAAAGTCAATCCGGGCCAGGGCAAAGCCATTCGCATTCCCATCTCTGTGTTTGATCAGGAAGACCCGGAAGAGCTGAAAAAACGCATCCCGGCCCTGACGGTTGCGCGTCGTGAAACACCGATGAGTGAAGAAGAACGGGTGTCCCGCCTGTCTGAAATTCGCGCACAAGAGCTGGAACGCGGCCTGATTAGTGAAGAAGAATATCGCGCCATCATGGATGATCCGGAACTTCTCGGTAAACGGATTTCCATGAAAGCCAACACCGGCCATCGTGCCCCGAAACAAGGGCTGGATAGCTGCTGTGGCAAAGGCTGTAACGGCTGCTTGATGTTCTGGCAGGATGAAAAATACGCCAAAGCACGCGAAAAAATGAAGGAAAAGAAAATCGGCGAAATGCTGGAAGAGAAAGTTTCTTAA
- a CDS encoding SprT family zinc-dependent metalloprotease translates to MSHFIELDGQEIPVALRWNAQARRLILRLNPKNDGIIVTLPKGISAKEGLEMAKRNKVWIANQFSRQPEAPKFQHGAEVMLRGVAHKLIHRPEARGTVWCENQQIFVAGKAEFFQRRLSDWFKKQAREDIHSCAHDLASQLGKGINRISVRDTVSRWGSCSSNGNLSFNWRLIMAPPDIFRYVIAHEVAHLKHMDHSPAFWQTVDRLGVDAQNARLWLKRHGNLLQKAGRS, encoded by the coding sequence TTGAGCCATTTCATTGAGCTGGACGGTCAAGAAATCCCGGTGGCTTTACGATGGAATGCGCAGGCCCGTCGCCTGATTTTACGCCTGAACCCCAAAAATGACGGCATTATCGTCACCCTACCCAAAGGCATCAGCGCCAAAGAGGGCCTTGAAATGGCCAAGCGCAACAAAGTCTGGATTGCCAATCAGTTTTCACGCCAACCAGAAGCCCCTAAATTTCAACATGGCGCAGAAGTCATGCTGCGTGGCGTGGCCCATAAACTTATACATAGGCCAGAAGCACGCGGGACCGTCTGGTGTGAAAACCAACAGATTTTTGTGGCAGGCAAGGCAGAATTCTTTCAGCGCCGCCTAAGCGACTGGTTCAAAAAGCAAGCACGCGAAGATATCCATTCTTGTGCCCATGACCTTGCCAGCCAACTGGGCAAAGGCATCAACCGCATCAGTGTGCGTGATACCGTCTCACGCTGGGGGTCTTGTTCCTCCAACGGCAATCTGTCTTTTAACTGGCGTCTGATCATGGCCCCGCCGGATATTTTCCGCTATGTCATTGCCCATGAGGTCGCCCATCTGAAACATATGGATCATAGTCCGGCCTTCTGGCAAACCGTCGATCGCCTTGGGGTCGATGCCCAAAATGCGCGGCTTTGGCTCAAACGCCATGGCAATTTGTTGCAAAAGGCAGGACGTTCATGA
- the truA gene encoding tRNA pseudouridine(38-40) synthase TruA — protein MPRYKLTIEYDGTGLVGWQRQDNGMSVQQAIEDACVIFAGHEVRLHVAGRTDAGVHALGMVAHFDMDKDIPPNKVLLAINHHVKPHRVSILHCEYVDEEFHARFSCVERSYLYRLLCRPGRPALDHMRVWWHQRPLDAVAMNMAAQLLVGHHDFSTFRAAQCQANSPFRTLDEISVEQVGDEIHVRVRAKSFLHHQVRNIVGTLYLIGSGKWSADDLQDALEAKNRAKGGQTAPAHGLYFVEARY, from the coding sequence ATGCCTAGATACAAACTGACCATAGAATATGACGGAACCGGCCTTGTCGGCTGGCAACGCCAGGACAACGGTATGAGTGTCCAGCAAGCCATAGAAGATGCCTGCGTCATTTTTGCCGGACATGAAGTGCGCCTTCATGTTGCCGGACGTACCGATGCGGGTGTTCATGCTTTGGGGATGGTTGCCCATTTCGATATGGACAAGGATATTCCCCCCAACAAAGTTCTGTTGGCGATTAATCATCATGTCAAACCCCATCGTGTTTCAATCCTGCATTGTGAATATGTCGATGAAGAGTTCCATGCACGTTTCAGCTGTGTAGAACGCAGCTATTTGTATCGCCTTCTATGTCGCCCTGGGCGCCCCGCACTGGACCATATGCGGGTATGGTGGCATCAACGCCCCCTGGATGCGGTTGCCATGAACATGGCGGCACAGCTTTTAGTCGGCCATCATGATTTTTCAACGTTTCGCGCCGCCCAGTGTCAGGCCAACAGCCCGTTTCGCACTCTGGATGAAATCAGCGTCGAACAGGTCGGCGATGAAATTCACGTGCGTGTACGCGCCAAATCCTTTTTGCATCATCAGGTACGCAATATTGTTGGCACGCTTTATCTCATCGGTTCGGGAAAATGGTCTGCCGATGATCTTCAAGACGCTTTGGAAGCCAAAAACCGAGCTAAAGGCGGCCAAACAGCCCCAGCCCATGGGCTTTATTTTGTTGAGGCGCGCTATTGA
- a CDS encoding DUF1289 domain-containing protein: MEDENVKTPCTGVCTLDDEDKYCIGCYRSRAELVGWRKMDNDEKRDVLKNVEQRIADLAEGKKIAV; the protein is encoded by the coding sequence ATGGAAGACGAAAACGTCAAAACACCATGCACAGGCGTATGCACACTGGATGACGAAGACAAATATTGTATCGGTTGTTACCGCAGCCGTGCCGAGCTTGTGGGCTGGCGCAAAATGGATAACGATGAAAAACGCGACGTTCTTAAAAACGTTGAACAACGCATTGCCGATTTGGCAGAAGGGAAGAAGATCGCCGTATGA